CGCCGAGAAGCTGGTCGGCCGAGCGATCGGCGGGCGGTTCCGGAGCTGGACGGACCCCGACCCGGTGCTGGTCGAGGACATCGCGGAACGGCTCGCCCTGTCGGTGCGGCCGGAGGACGGCGCCCGGCCCGCCGGGGCCGTGCCCGACCACCTGGCACGCTGGCTGGAGGTGCGCGGGACCGTGCCCTGGCAGAACGGCCCGGACGGCGGTGCGGACGGACCGGTGACCCCGTCGCGGGACGGCGCGGCGGAGGACGTCCGCGCCTTCGACGGCGCACTGGACCCGGCTCGGGCACAGGGCATGCTCAGCGCCCTGGACCTCGTCCGGGCGGACGCCTCGCGCGGCGTCCCGCTCGACTTCGAGCTGCTCCGAGGCTGGCAGCAGCACGTCCTGGGCACCCCGCAGCCTCCGCCGTTCCGCAGCCTGCCGGCCTTCGCCAAGGGCGGCTCGGAGCGCTACGGCATCGGCCCGGACACCCGTGCCCGCCTGGACACCTGTCTGGCCGAGAGCACCGCGGGCACCGGGCGGCCCCTCCCGCTGACCGCCCGTGCCGCCCGCGCCTACCTCGACGTCTGCTTCTTCCACCCCTTCGACGACGGCAACGCCCGAGCCGCCTTCCTCACCCTGGTCTTCGTCCTCGCCCGCGAGGGCATCACCCTCGTCGGGGTCGGCCTGCTCCGGCGGGTCGCCTTCCGCGCCGACAGCTCCGACGACGCGCTGAGCCTCGCCGGCTACGTCGACCTCCATCTCGGGGAGACCCGGCGCACCGCCGCCTCGCCGCCGTAGTCCGCCGCGGCAGGCCGGGCCTGGCCCGTCAGGAGGCACCCCGGGCGGACCGGCCCGCCTCCTCGGTGCCGCGGCCCCGGGCGACGGAGACCACCAGGGCGGCGGCGGTGATCAGCCAGGCGGCGACGGCGATCCAGAGGAGGGGTCGGCCGAGGGTGTCCAGCCAGGCGATGCGGGTGGCGGTGCCGGTGGAGAGGGTGGCGACGGCGCTGATGCCGAGCGGGAAGACGGTGGCCCAGCGGCGGATGTTGTACCGCAGTCGGGGGCGGCCGATCTCCGCGGCGAGCAGGACGACATAGCCGACCAGGTCGAGCGAGAGCAGGACGAGGGTCAGGTCGCGCAGCACGGTGTGTCCGATGCCGGTCCACTCGGGCCAGGCGGTCAGTTTGGCGCCGGCCAGGGCGCAGATGGCGAGGGCGCCGGCGGCGATCCACTGGTCGCCGGCGCCGGTCCAGATCTGGCGGAGGTCGAAGCGGGCCAGTGCGGCGGCGTACAGCAGCAGGCCGAGGGCGAAGGTGGCCATGGCGGCCGGGGCGAGCCAGTCTCCGCTGCCGGCCAGGGCGAGGGTGCCGGCCAGGACGGCGAGGCCCTCGGTGGCCACGCAGACCAGGAAGGCGACGCCGGGCAGGTGGTGCTTCCAGTGCCGCAGGACGGAGATCAGCAGCGGCGGCCAGGCCACCGCGGCGATCGCGAGCAGGACTTCGCCCGTGCTCTGCCATCCGGAGAGCGAGAACCGGGTGCCGACGACCGTGGTCCCGGCCACGGCGGTGAGCGCGGGCGGGGTGGCGGCGTTGGTGGTCCACCGGTCGCGGTCCCGCAGCAGGGTGAGCGCGAAGGCGAGGGCGAGCAGCAGCCAGCCGGCGGCGGCCAGGGCCAGCAGCACCTGGGAGGAGGTCTCACGGCCGATCAGGTGAAGCCCCACGGAGACGATGCCGGTGGCCATCACGGCGGAGCCGGCGGCGGGCGGCAGGCTCGCCCACCAGCGCGCGGTCGATCGGTCGTCGGCCCGGTTCACCGTGGGGAGGTCCATGCTGCCATCGCAGCGCAGCTGCGCCGGGGATGTCAGCGGGGCACGCCGACGGGCCACTCCCCCGGAGGCCCGAATCCGGGGGTGCGGCCCGTCACCGCCCGGCGCGGCGGGAGAGGCGCGGGCACCGGACGGGGTCGTGGCGAGTCGAGCGGCCGCGGTCGGAGCGGCGGGGTCAGAGCAGCGGCCCGGTGACCGGCAGCACCACCTGGCAGGGGATCGGCCGCGGGTGCGCCGGGTCCAGGGCGTTGAGCACGTCGGTGAGGGCGATCGGGTCGTAGCCGATCTCCAGGTGGTCGGTGGCGTCGAGCGGGCACTGATCCTGCACGGTGAGGTTGGTGACGTGCGGGCCGGCCGGCAGGAAGGCGTTGGTGTACGGGGTGACGACCTCGTCGAAGCGGGTGGCGATCACGGTGTAGTCGACGCCGGGAACGGTCTGGCCGCCGGCGTCGAGGGCCGCGAGGAACGGCGAGCCGATCTCCTGTTCGACACAGGCCGCGCAGAGGTTGTCGAGCAGCTCGTTGGCCGGCTCCAGGATGTGGAGGGTGCGGCCGAGTTCGGTGATGCCGTCCAGGGTGGTGCCGCTGTTGTTGGGGGCGATGCCGACCAGCTTGCCGACCTTGGCGGCGCCGCCGAGGTTCTTCAGGTAGTAG
This genomic window from Streptomyces sp. TLI_235 contains:
- a CDS encoding Fic/DOC family protein translates to MIHALSPAFLTWDEVDPGRHPFDGTSAAQVVHALGPARCVPRRPDVTLADPALNAWARDEAGLWADAVSHALVERYGRWAVGWRWAHGEGDFDGGPVGSWCCPTHSITTPEETLARVVAALCEWRGWLESLAERFGAYPLQLAAVGDQRILWERAARDLILQVSDRTGCGSGWYGHCRQVLGWFLDSRGVASDIAEKLVGRAIGGRFRSWTDPDPVLVEDIAERLALSVRPEDGARPAGAVPDHLARWLEVRGTVPWQNGPDGGADGPVTPSRDGAAEDVRAFDGALDPARAQGMLSALDLVRADASRGVPLDFELLRGWQQHVLGTPQPPPFRSLPAFAKGGSERYGIGPDTRARLDTCLAESTAGTGRPLPLTARAARAYLDVCFFHPFDDGNARAAFLTLVFVLAREGITLVGVGLLRRVAFRADSSDDALSLAGYVDLHLGETRRTAASPP
- a CDS encoding tellurite resistance protein TehA-like permease, whose product is MDLPTVNRADDRSTARWWASLPPAAGSAVMATGIVSVGLHLIGRETSSQVLLALAAAGWLLLALAFALTLLRDRDRWTTNAATPPALTAVAGTTVVGTRFSLSGWQSTGEVLLAIAAVAWPPLLISVLRHWKHHLPGVAFLVCVATEGLAVLAGTLALAGSGDWLAPAAMATFALGLLLYAAALARFDLRQIWTGAGDQWIAAGALAICALAGAKLTAWPEWTGIGHTVLRDLTLVLLSLDLVGYVVLLAAEIGRPRLRYNIRRWATVFPLGISAVATLSTGTATRIAWLDTLGRPLLWIAVAAWLITAAALVVSVARGRGTEEAGRSARGAS
- a CDS encoding triacylglycerol esterase/lipase EstA (alpha/beta hydrolase family) (manually curated), translating into MRAKRARSFTVAALAAAGLLAAGGQPAAAAGPYPVEYHFGAGFVKGFFSPDRPPAGANDPSCRPSAAHPAPVVLVHGTLENMNDYWGGAAPLLANAGYCVHAFSYGGAAGSPVQGTGPIAASAGDLAAFVDTVLAATGAREVDLVGHSQGGGLMARYYLKNLGGAAKVGKLVGIAPNNSGTTLDGITELGRTLHILEPANELLDNLCAACVEQEIGSPFLAALDAGGQTVPGVDYTVIATRFDEVVTPYTNAFLPAGPHVTNLTVQDQCPLDATDHLEIGYDPIALTDVLNALDPAHPRPIPCQVVLPVTGPLL